In a genomic window of Bacteroidota bacterium:
- a CDS encoding TatD family hydrolase produces MFIDSHAHLFSKDYEGDLREVIDRASVAGVELIVNPGTDLETSREAVELAEQFEGVYACVGFHPHEARRADASSLEEIEKLSHHEKVVAIGEIGLDYHYDYSPRERQREVFRIQIDIARRRNLPIVIHSREAEEDTVSIVEEKLGEPLTPDGGLSGSGGNRGFPGGVFHCFPGDVAMARRVIGWGFYISIPGPVTFGTRQNKPNVMAEVAATIPLEHILLETDSPYLSPVPLRGRRNEPANIPIIAQRIAELKALPVEEIGRVTSTGARKLFGIGSKSDTKRRIS; encoded by the coding sequence ATGTTCATCGATTCGCATGCGCACCTCTTCAGCAAGGATTACGAGGGGGACCTCCGCGAAGTCATCGACCGGGCCTCCGTCGCGGGGGTGGAGCTGATTGTCAACCCCGGAACCGATCTCGAGACCAGCCGCGAGGCGGTCGAGCTCGCGGAACAGTTCGAAGGGGTCTATGCCTGCGTGGGATTTCACCCGCACGAGGCCCGCAGGGCCGACGCATCCTCCCTCGAGGAGATCGAGAAGCTGAGCCATCACGAGAAGGTGGTCGCGATCGGGGAGATCGGCCTCGACTACCATTATGACTATTCGCCGCGGGAGAGGCAGCGCGAAGTCTTCAGGATTCAGATCGACATCGCCCGCCGGCGCAATCTCCCGATCGTCATTCACAGCCGCGAGGCGGAAGAGGACACCGTGAGCATCGTCGAGGAGAAACTCGGCGAGCCGCTCACCCCGGACGGAGGGCTCTCCGGCTCAGGGGGGAACCGCGGGTTCCCGGGAGGGGTGTTCCACTGCTTTCCGGGCGACGTGGCGATGGCCCGCCGGGTCATCGGGTGGGGGTTCTATATCTCGATACCGGGCCCCGTGACGTTCGGGACCAGGCAGAACAAGCCGAACGTCATGGCGGAAGTTGCGGCAACGATTCCGCTCGAGCACATCCTCCTGGAGACCGATAGTCCGTACCTGTCTCCCGTTCCGTTGCGGGGCCGGCGAAACGAGCCGGCGAACATCCCCATCATCGCACAACGGATCGCCGAGCTGAAAGCCCTTCCCGTCGAAGAGATCGGACGGGTGACCAGCACCGGCGCCCGCAAATTGTTCGGCATCGGTTCCAAATCCGACACGAAAAGGAGAATCTCATGA
- the rffA gene encoding dTDP-4-amino-4,6-dideoxygalactose transaminase has product MIPQGKSHKAVIPFNMPYLNGRLFDEVRSVLESGTTGGDGPVCKVVEAKLRTLLSARNVLLTTSGTHALEMAMILLRLKPGDEVITPSFTFVSTANAIIRGGGLPVFCEINDRTLTLDPGDLERRITKRTRAIIPVHYAGVSAEMDEILEIAKAHNLMVFEDAAQGVHARYRGRYLGTIGHAGAYSFHVTKNYISGEGGAFVTQDDALARMGEITREKGTNRSLFLRGEVDKYTWVDHGSSYVLSDLLAAVLKSQLEDVDRIQSERKRVHDYYMGGLKGLEGAGKLRLPVIPPYCESNYHIFYILLRSEAERIRVMQRLKESGIGSTFHYVPLHSSPYAKSTLGMEGLELPVTDRIYATLLRLPIYPQLTDQDAGYVVERLEEILT; this is encoded by the coding sequence ATGATACCACAAGGGAAATCCCACAAGGCCGTTATCCCGTTCAACATGCCCTATCTGAACGGCCGCCTCTTCGACGAGGTACGGTCCGTTCTTGAATCGGGGACAACCGGGGGAGACGGCCCGGTCTGTAAGGTTGTCGAAGCGAAGCTCCGGACTCTCCTCTCCGCACGGAACGTGCTCCTGACGACCTCGGGCACGCACGCCCTCGAAATGGCGATGATCCTTCTCCGCCTGAAACCGGGGGACGAAGTGATCACGCCGAGCTTCACGTTCGTCTCGACCGCCAACGCGATCATCCGCGGCGGCGGCCTTCCGGTCTTCTGCGAAATCAACGACCGTACGCTGACGCTGGACCCCGGAGATCTCGAACGCCGGATCACGAAGAGAACGCGCGCGATCATCCCGGTCCACTACGCCGGCGTTTCGGCCGAGATGGACGAAATCCTTGAAATTGCAAAGGCTCACAACCTCATGGTATTCGAGGATGCCGCGCAGGGAGTCCATGCGCGTTACCGGGGGAGATACCTGGGGACGATCGGCCACGCCGGTGCATACAGCTTCCATGTCACCAAGAACTACATCAGCGGAGAGGGGGGCGCCTTCGTGACCCAGGATGACGCGCTCGCCAGGATGGGGGAGATCACACGCGAGAAAGGCACGAACCGGTCCCTTTTTCTCCGCGGGGAGGTGGATAAGTACACCTGGGTCGATCACGGAAGCAGCTATGTCCTCTCGGACCTCCTCGCCGCCGTGCTGAAATCCCAGCTGGAAGACGTTGACCGGATCCAGTCGGAGAGAAAGAGAGTGCACGACTATTATATGGGCGGGTTGAAGGGGTTGGAAGGGGCCGGGAAGCTTCGTTTGCCTGTGATCCCGCCTTACTGCGAATCCAATTATCACATCTTCTATATCCTCCTCCGGAGCGAGGCCGAGCGGATCCGCGTGATGCAGCGATTGAAAGAGTCGGGGATCGGCTCGACGTTCCATTATGTGCCGCTCCATTCTTCGCCCTACGCGAAATCGACGCTCGGGATGGAAGGGCTCGAGCTCCCCGTCACCGACAGGATCTACGCCACACTTCTCCGGCTTCCGATTTACCCGCAGCTGACCGATCAGGATGCCGGCTACGTCGTGGAGCGGCTCGAAGAGATCCTGACGTAG